The Astyanax mexicanus isolate ESR-SI-001 chromosome 20, AstMex3_surface, whole genome shotgun sequence genome contains a region encoding:
- the LOC103026214 gene encoding interleukin-1 beta, protein MADFELQMLECLSESDSAFESDFDELDCSDPLAMSGRCDLHRGLRIEISQHPHSLRKVANIVIGLQRLQKFRHAEKVSRSTEFTEHELLNIILESVVEETVVMRLSCDSPVTYSKQDKELQCTVCDNLQKRLVHSEGDPYLLAVTLKGGNQSQSVRMNLSTYASPSCNSTKGQPVCLGIAKSNLYLSCTESDSGSPHLSLEEVKNKEELKMIRGEDGLKRFLFLRSVKGGSVNTFESARFPGWFISTATEDYQPVEMCAEADTSRQRVFTLLP, encoded by the exons atggCAGACTTTGAACTGCAGATGTTGGAATG CTTGTCTGAGAGCGACAGCGCCTTCGAGTCCGATTTTGATGAACTGGACTGTTCTGACCCGCTGGCCATG AGCGGCCGGTGTGATCTCCACCGAGGGCTCCGGATCGAGATTTCCCAGCATCCTCACAGCTTGAGGAAGGTGGCGAACATCGTGATTGGCCTACAGAGGCTGCAGAAGTTCCGACACGCTGAGAAAGTGTCTCGATCCACGGAGTTCACCGAGCACGAGCTGCTCAACATCATCCTGGAGAGCGTGGTGGAAG AGACGGTGGTGATGCGGCTGAGCTGTGATTCGCCGGTGACGTACAGTAAGCAGGATAAGGAGCTGCAGTGCACCGTGTGTGATAACCTGCAGAAGAGGCTGGTGCACAGCGAGGGAGACCCCTACCTGCTGGCCGTCACCCTGaagggaggaaaccagagtcagAGCG TTCGCATGAACCTGTCGACCTATGCCTCCCCGTCCTGCAACTCCACAAAGGGTCAGCCGGTGTGTTTGGGAATCGCTAAGAGTAACCTGTACCTGTCCTGTACCGAGTCTGATTCTGGATCCCCTCACCTGAGCCTGGAG gAGGTGAAGAATAAAGAGGAGCTGAAGATGATCCGGGGGGAAGACGGGCTGAAGCGCTTCCTCTTCCTCCGCAGCGTTAAGGGCGGCTCGGTCAACACCTTCGAGTCGGCCCGGTTCCCCGGCTGGTTCATCAGCACGGCTACGGAGGACTACCAGCCCGTGGAGATGTGCGCCGAGGCCGACACCAGCCGCCAGCGGGTCTTCACGCTGCTGCCCTGA
- the LOC103025911 gene encoding uncharacterized protein LOC103025911, with the protein MGRICAYRGCRSSTGLHRLPADPALLSQWLIRIGLNPDTKTSGLLVCNQHFSQHSFSNYMEVKMGYLPERYLKLKPDAVPNPAEHLACWFKPKDCKDQACQTDPADLQDVCDQGDVKPHRTYDTSLLDASSVQAASETPLDASIPLKRPKPEPEELSILPDLTDSAFHPDHVTNGTASCERNVPEAPPPQKRRNLVIYEENLNQLFRKCPVCSKSCEISSSVAGSLLHVTQRCPHCCCLFEWNSQPKYIQNLPAQNLHPEAEGEAEGEAEGGGGVVQSEPSSSSSSSDTVNMVVYVSVPSSHLLLLPPLKNPAL; encoded by the exons ATGGGAAGGATCTGCGCGTACCGCGGCTGCAGGAGCTCCACCGGGCTGCACAGGCTCCCCGCGGACCCGGCGCTGCTCTCTCAGTGGCTGATCCGGATCGGACTGAATCCGGACACTAAAACCTCCGGCCTGCTGGTCTGTAACCAGCACTTCTCCCAGCACAGCTTCTCCAACTACATGGAGGTAAAGATGGGCTACCTGCCTGAGAGATACCTGAAGCTGAAACCTGACGCTGTGCCCAATCCTGCAGAACACCTGGCCTGCTGGTTTAAG ccaAAAGACTGTAAAGACCAGGCGTGTCAGACAGACCCAGCCGACCTGCAGGACGTCTGTGATCAGGGAGATGTTAAACCACACAGAACTTATGACA CCAGTTTACTTGATGCCAGTTCAGTCCAGGCAGCTTCAGAGACGCCTTTAGACGCATCCATCCCCCTAAAGAGACCCAAACCTGAGCCTGAGGAGCTCAGCATCCTCCCTGACCTGACTGACTCCGCCTTCCACCCTGATCATGTGACCAATGGCACCGCGAGTTGTGAAAG GAATGTaccagaagccccgccccctcagaAGAGGAGGAACTTAGTTATTTATGAGGAAAACCTCAATCAGCTGTTCAGGAAATGCCCAGTTTGCTCTAAAAGCTGTGAGATCAGCTCGAGCGTGGCGGGGTCGCTCCTGCACGTGACGCAGAGATGCCCACACTGCTGCTGCTTATTCGAGTGGAACAGTCAACCCAAATATATCCAGAACCTTCCGGCACAGAACCTCCACCCTGAAGCTGAGGGTGAAGCTGAGGGTGAAGCTGAGGGTGGAGGAGGTGTGGTTCAGTCTgaacccagcagcagcagcagcagcagtgatacGGTTAATATGGTGGTTTATGTTTCTGTGCCGTCCAGTCACCTCCTCCTGCTGCCCCCCCTGAAGAACCCAGCTCTGTGA
- the LOC103025596 gene encoding transcriptional activator protein Pur-beta — MADGDSGSERGGGGSSGGGGGGSGGGFPHLQREQETQELASKRLDIQNKRFYLDVKQNSKGRFIKIAEVGAGGSKSRLTLSMSVAAEFRDYLGDFIEHYAQLGPSSPEQIAQSSGGGEDSGPRRALKSEFLVRENRKYYLDLKENQRGRFLRIRQTVNRGPGFGVAGPGGGMQAGQTIALPAQGLIEFRDALAKLIDDYGGEDEELSGGGGGGPGAGGYGELPEGTSIMVDSKRFFFDVGANKYGVFLRVSEVKPSYRNSITIPFKAWSKFGGAFCRYAEEMKEIQERQRDKMYERREESEGEDVDDD; from the coding sequence ATGGCGGATGGAGACAGCGGGAGCGAGCGCGGCGGCGGTGGAAGCAGTGGCGGAGGGGGAGGAGGAAGCGGCGGGGGCTTCCCGCACCTCCAGCGGGAGCAGGAGACCCAGGAGCTGGCGTCCAAGCGGCTGGACATCCAGAATAAGCGCTTCTACCTGGACGTGAAGCAGAACTCGAAGGGCCGGTTCATTAAGATCGCGGAGGTCGGAGCCGGGGGCTCCAAGAGCCGTCTGACCCTCTCCATGTCGGTGGCGGCCGAGTTCCGCGACTACCTCGGCGACTTCATCGAGCACTACGCCCAGTTGGGGCCCAGCAGCCCGGAGCAGATCGCTCAGTCCTCCGGCGGCGGGGAGGACAGCGGGCCGCGGCGGGCGCTGAAGAGCGAGTTCCTGGTGCGGGAGAACCGCAAGTACTACCTCGACCTGAAGGAGAACCAGCGGGGGCGGTTCCTGCGGATCCGGCAGACCGTCAATCGAGGCCCCGGCTTCGGCGTGGCAGGCCCGGGCGGCGGCATGCAGGCCGGCCAGACGATCGCGCTGCCCGCGCAGGGCCTGATCGAGTTCCGCGACGCCCTGGCCAAGCTGATCGACGACTACGGCGGGGAGGACGAGGAGCTGAGCGGCGGGGGAGGAGGGGGCCCGGGGGCGGGCGGCTACGGCGAGCTCCCCGAGGGCACCTCCATCATGGTGGACTCCAAGCGGTTCTTCTTCGACGTGGGGGCGAACAAGTACGGCGTGTTCCTGCGGGTGAGCGAGGTGAAGCCCAGCTACAGGAACTCCATCACCATCCCCTTCAAAGCCTGGAGCAAGTTCGGCGGAGCCTTCTGCCGCTACGCCGAGGAGATGAAGGAGATCCAGGAGAGGCAGCGGGACAAGATGTACGAGCGGAGAGAGGAGTCGGAGGGCGAGGACGTGGACGACGACTGA